TTAAATCTGTTGGATTTGTATCTCGCAGGAATTATAGCTATAACTTCCGGTTTTGTCTGTGCCATGGTAAAGTATCGGTAAATAGGTAAGTTATCAGGTTTAAGGTGTATGAAAACATAAAGTTACAAATACTGTAACCAGTTACGTTAAGAGTTTATCTGAAAATTCTACTACGGAAGGTGCTTTAGCCGCAGTAGGATTTTCATCTGGTTATTGCGCCGGAGGGTATAAATAATCGAACCATTTGATCCGGGCATGCCGGTTTTTATCAATTTTCAGGAACAAGAATCATCGTGAACAGTTTTTTTCCAATATATGTTTCATCTACAATAAATTCTCCAACAATTCTACAAAAAGCAAAAGATCTGTCCCTTAATCTCGGAATTCCTTACCTTCCCTTTGCCGATCTACCACGCCAGGGAGTTATTTTAGCATATACTGAAATAGGATTACAGCTCCTTTCCTGTAAAAAATCAGGCAAAGACCAAACTCTTCTCCATGTCGATTTTATCAGGGGGAAAAACGGATACCGGCATACAAGAAATCTGACCACCAAACAATCTCTTGCCAGGGCGGCAGGAATCAGACCAGGTGTACGTCCATCGGTCCTTGACGCAACGGCAGGTCTTGGAAGTGACAGCTTTGTCCTGGCCTGCCTGGGTTGCACCGTACATATGCTTGAAAGATCACTGGTTCTCCATGCACTTCTTGAAGACGGCCTGAAGCGCGC
The DNA window shown above is from Desulfomarina profundi and carries:
- a CDS encoding class I SAM-dependent methyltransferase — protein: MNSFFPIYVSSTINSPTILQKAKDLSLNLGIPYLPFADLPRQGVILAYTEIGLQLLSCKKSGKDQTLLHVDFIRGKNGYRHTRNLTTKQSLARAAGIRPGVRPSVLDATAGLGSDSFVLACLGCTVHMLERSLVLHALLEDGLKRAAQHPKTKTIVEKKMRIFHKNAISYLQKMTAVYDTIYLDPMYPHRSGKALNRQTMRIIRDLVGNDEDSSFLLEIACTKAKKRVAVKRPKGAEYLAQSPPSFMIKSKNSRYDIYLMST